The following is a genomic window from Chitinophaga caseinilytica.
GCAAGATCGGGGGCACCTGCGTGAACGACGGTTGCACACCCACCAAAACCATGATCGGGGCGGCCAGGGAAGCATATATGGCCGGGCGCGCCCAACGCTTCGGCATCCCTTCCGATCCTTCACATATCGATCTCCGCAAAGTAAAGGCACGAAAGGATGAGATCGTGGGCCAGGCGGTGGATGGGCTCACCAAATCCATCGGATCTACCAAAAATCTCGATTACATCGAAGGACAAGCCGCTTTTTCCGGTATGAAAACCATCGAAGTGAACGGAGAAACCCTCCAGGCCGACAATATCTTCATCAACACCGGCGCCCGCCCCGGCATCCCGGATATCGAAGGCCTCCACACCGTGCCCTATCTCACTTCCACCACCATCCTCGACCTCACGGAAACGCCCAAACATCTTTGCATTCTCGGCGCGGGGTATGTGGCCATGGAAATGGGACAAATGTTCAGGCGCTTCGGCGCCCAGGTAACCCTGCTGGAAAAGAATACCCGCATCCTCGGGAAAGAAGACGAAGACGTGGCGGCCGAAATCCATAAAATCCTCGAAGAAGACGGCATCACGATCTGCTGCGGCGCCGAACTGCGGAAGGTCTCAACGTCCAACGATCAGATATTGCTGGAACTGAACGGACGCCAGCTGACCTCCAGCCATTTGCTCATCGCCGCCGGCCGGACGCCCAACACCGGCGACCTCGGGCTGGACAAAACCGGCCTCCGCACCACCGGCAACGGCATCATCCCCGTCAACGAAAAACTGGAGACCGGCGTGCCCGGCATTTACGCCATGGGCGATGTGAAAGGCGGGCCGGCATTCACGCACATCTCTTACAACGATTACATCATCATTTCCAAAAACATACTCGAACAGCAACAACGAACGATCCGGGACCGGCCCGTACCTTACTGCATGTTTACCGACCCCGAGCTCGGCCGCATCGGGCTTACCGAGCAGGAAGCGCGGGAACAGGGGAAGAACGTGCTCATCGCCAAAATCCCCATGACGAAAGTGGCGCGCGGCGTGGAATCGGGAGATACGCGGGGCTTGATGAAAGCCTTGGTGGACAAGGATTCCGGCCTGATACTCGGCGCCGCCATCCTCAGCGTGGCGGGCGGCGAAATTATGTCCGTAGTGCAAATGGCCATGATGGGCGGGCTCCGCTACGACCAACTGCGCGACGGCGTTTTCGCCCATCCAACGTTCTCGGAATCGCTCAATAACCTGTTCATGTCTATCGACCCATGATTGAAGCCAGCCAACTTAACAAATCCTTCGACGGCCGCGTGGCGGTGCAGGACGTTTCCTTCCGCGTGCCGGAAGGCGGGCGCCTCATGCTGCTGGGCACCAGCGGCAGCGGCAAAACCACCACCCTCCGGATGCTCAACCGCCTCATCGACCCCGACGGCGGCACCGTACTCTTCCGCGGACAGGACACGCGTACCTTCCGCCCGGAGATCCTCCGCAGGCAAATGGGTTACGTGATGCAGCAATACGGGCTGTTCCCCCATTACACCGTCGCCGAAAACATCGCCATCGTGCCGCGGCTATTACATTGGGACAAGCCCCGCATCCGACGGCGCACCGAAGACCTGCTCCGGCAGCTCGGTCTTTCCTGGGACGCCCACGCCCATCAATATCCCAACCAGCTCAGCGGCGGGCAACAGCAGCGTGTGGGCCTGGCGCGCGCGCTGGCGGCCGATCCGCCGGTATTGCTCATGGACGAGCCCTTCGGCGCCCTCGATCCCGTCACCCGCACCCGCATCCGCCAGGAGTTCCTGGAGCTGGACGAATTCAAAAGCAAAACGGTGGTGATGGTAACACATGACATCCGCGATGCGCTCGAACTGGGCGATCATATCGGCATTATGGACAAAGGCCGGATCATCCAGATGGGCACGCCCGACGAATTGCAGCAAAACCCCGCGAACGATTTCGTGGCGGCATTCCTTCACGGCCAAACCGATGCGTCATGAAAGAGTTCCTCCAATTCCTCGAAAGCCAGTCGGGCAAGCTGCTGGAACAAACGCTGACGCACATTCACCTTACGCTGCTATCTGTAGCGCTGGCGATATTGGCCGGCGTGCCTTTGGGCATCCTCATCGCACGGAGGCAAAAGCTGGCGGGCGTTACGCTCGGTTTTGCAGGCGTGATGCAGACCATTCCGAGCATTGCGCTGCTGGGTTTTCTCATACCCTTGCTGGGCATCGGCCCCAAGCCGGCGATCTTCGCATTGTTCCTATACGCCTTGCTTCCCATCATCCGCAATACCTACACCGGCATCCGCGGCGTAGACGCCACCGTGCGCGAAGCCGCCGTGGCCATGGGGATGACGCGCAGCCAGGTCTTGTTCAAAGCGGAACTGCCGCTCGCCATGCCCGTGATCCTCGCGGGTATCCGCACCGCCGCCGTCATCAATGTGGGCGTGGCTACGCTGGCGGCGTACATCGCGGCCGGCGGACTGGGCGAATTCATCTTCGGCGGCATCGCATTGAACAATACCAACATGATCCTGGCGGGCGCCATCCCGGCGGCTTTGCTGGCGATTTTGTTCGATTTCCTACTGTCGCGCGCCCAGAAATTAAGCATGCGGCACTTCCGCTGGGCGGGCGCGGCGGCATTGATCGTGTTTGCGGTCTCCGCCATGACGCCTGCCGCCAAAGGCAAACTGCTCGCGGGTTTCACGCCGGAGTTCATGGGGCGTGAAGACGGATGGCTGGGCTTAAAACGGTTGTATGGACTGAAAATCCCGACGGTGGTCATAAACGATGCCGTCATGTACCAGGCCCTGCACGAAGAAAAACTGGATGTAGTGAGCGGATACAGTACCGACGGGCGTATCCGGGCGTTCCATCTCATTACCCTCGACGACGACAAGCTCATCTTCCCCCTACCACGCTGCGCCGGTGGTGCGGAAAGATGCCCTGGAGCGGTTTCCCGAGCTGGGGCCCGCGCTCGGTCTCCTCGCCGGGCGGATCAACGATTCGGTGATGACTTATCTGAATTACCGCGTCGATTTTTTGAAGGAAAGTCCGGCCGCGGTGGCGCGCGGGTTCCTCGAAAAGGAAGGTCTTTTCAAACCCTCGCGGAACGGGAAGAAGGGCGTGGTGCGGATGGGGTCGAAGATATTCACGGAGCAATACATCCTTTGCGAAATGTATAAAATCCTGGTGGAAGGGAACACGGAATTGTCAATTTCTTCGAAAACCGGGCTGGGTGGCACGAAAATTTGTTTTGATGCATTGACGAATGATCAGATCGACTTCTATCCGGAATATACCGGCACGGGCCTGCTCGTCATTTTGCAGGAACCCCTGACCGATAACCTCCGGCATAAAGACAGCGCCTATAATTTCGTGCGCCGGCAATTCGATCAGAAATACGGACTGCAATGGCTGCAGCCCATCGGTTTCAACAACGCATACGCACTGATGATGCGGGAAGAAGCGGCCCGGAAGATGGGTATCCGCAGCATTTCCGATCTCACGCGTTTCCTGGATACGCAAAAAAACTGACATGATAGACGTAACTATTCCCACGGCGCTCCTGCGGCATTACGCACAGGTACGCAAATGGACGGAAACCATTTGCCGTCCGCTACAAAAAGAGGATTATGTGGTACAACCTGTAGAAGACGTGAGCCCTCCCAAGTGGCATCTCGGGCATACCACCTGGTTCTTCGAGACGCTGGTGCTGAAAAAATTCCTGCCGGGCTACATCGAGTTCGATCCCATGTTCAACTTCGTTTTCAACAGCTATTACGAAAGCCTCGGCGCCCGCGTGATCCGGACAGACCGCGGCAACCTCAGCCGCCCCACCGTAGACGAGATCTACAAATACCGTAAATACGTGGACTCCGCCATGGAACAACTGCTCGCCCAGCCGCTCCCGGAAGAGGCCGAAACCCTCATCACGCTGGGCTGCAACCACGAACAGCAGCACCAGGAGCTGTTGTGGTACGATATCAAGTACATCCTCGGCAATAACCCGCTTTTTCCGCCGTACAACGAATCGCCCGCGCCCGAAACGCCCCGTTCCGCGCCCATGCATTTCATCGATATGGAAGCCGGCGTGTATGAGATCGGGTTTGCGGGGGAAGGGTTTTGCTACGACAACGAGCTGGGCCGGCACAAAGTTTACCTGGAGCCTTACGCCATTGCCGACCGGCCCGTCACCAACGGCGAATTCCTCGCTTTCATAGACGCCGGCGGGTACAGGGAATTCTCGTACTGGCACGCCGAAGGCTGGGACTGGGTGAAGCGCAACAACATCCAATCGCCCATGTACTGGCATTTCGACGAAGGCCGATGGATGAACTACACGCTGCAGGGCCTGGTGCCCGTGGATCCCGCTGAAATACTGTCCCACATTAGCTTTTACGAAGCCGCGGCCTTCGCCGCCTGGAAAGGTCTACGCCTGCCCACGGAATTCGAGTGGGAAGCGGCGTCCGGGAAATTCCCCTGGGGGCAGCGTTGGGAATGGACGGAAAGCGCGTATCTCCCCTATCCCGGCTTCGAGCGTGTAGCCGGAGCCGTGGGCGAATACAACGGCAAGTTCATGGTGAACCAGAAAGTGCTGCGCGGCGCATCGGAATTCACGCCCACAGGCCATAGCAGGGCTACTTACCGCAATTTCTTCCATCCGCACCTTCGCTGGCAGCTCACAGGCATCCGGCTGGCTAAAACCTTAAAACCGTCATTATGAGAACAGTAACCGCAACACCGGCGCCACCGCTTTCCCGGGCGCGCCAGGCTTTCCTCCGCGACGTGCTGGAAGGGCTGCAGGCGCATCCCAAAAGGCTGCATTCGAAATACTTTTACGATGCCGCCGGCGACGCACTGTTTCAGCAGATCATGCATTGCCCCGAATATTATCTCACGCGCTGCGAGATGGAAATCCTCGAAAGGCAGTCGCCCGCCATCGTCAGCGCCATCCGCGCCGTGGCGCCGCAGGCCGACCTGGTGGAGCTGGGGGCGGGAGACGCTTCCAAGTCTGTGCACCTTTTGCGGGAATGGATGCGCGCGGGGATGGGGGAACGGTATTTCCCCATCGACATATCTTCCAACATTATCCGTCATTTGCAGGAAACGCTGCCGGAAAGGATTCCCGGGCTCGACGTGCAGGGCCTCAACGGCGAGTACATGGACATGCTGGCCAAATCCGGCCAGGCTGCCGGCTGCGCGCGGGTAGTGATGTTCATGGGCAGCAGCATCGGGAATTTTACGCCGGAGGAAGCCGTGGGGTTCCTCGGCGAGGTGCGCCGGCAGCTGCGCCCGGGAGATATGCTGTTGATCGGTTTCGATCTCCAGAAAAACCCGCGTCAGGTTCTGGATGCGTATAACGATCGCCAGGGCCTCACCCGCGACTTCAACCTGAACCTGCTCACCCGTATCAACCGCGAGCTGGACGCTGATTTCGAGCGGGATCAATTCCTGCACTATCCGACGTACGACCCCTCGTCCGGCGCCTGCAAAAGTTTCCTCATCAGCCTCCGCGACCAGGCCGTTCACATCGGCGGTGCATTGATCCGTTTCAGGAAGGATGAGCCCGTGTTCATGGAGATCTCGCAGAAATACACACCGGAAGGCATCCGCGAGCTCGCCGCGCGAACGGGCTTCTCTCCCATCCGCAATTTCACGGACGAAAAAGGCTGGTTCGTTGATGCGCTTTGGCTCGCCAAATAAAGGAAGCCATCATTCAATCCACTGAAAGTCAATCCAAAAGAACAACAATAGCGTGCACGGATAACTGTTGGCCGCAACAATTCCGCCCAAGGCTTGTTAGCATTGTAGCAAAAGCACCAAAACCATGAAAACTTACAACTATCTTACCCTGTTTGTGATATTTCTGCTGGCGGCCTGCGGAACTACCACACAAGTGACGAATTTCTGGCGGGCGTCTAACCCCTCCCCCGAAAAATCGTACAACACCATTTTTATAGCCGCCATGGTACACAACCAGAACGCCAAGCAATCCATTGAGAACAACCTGGCCGCTGCGGCGCAAGACAGGGGCTACAAGGCGATCAAGAGCGGCGATATCTTTCCGCCCAACTTCACCCGCGAGAACGTTCCGTCGAAGGAAGCCATTCTCAATAAAGTGCGCGAATTGGGCGCAGACGCCATTTTCACCATCGCCGTGGTGGATAAAACCAGCGAAACCCGCTATGTGCCCGGCTCCGGCCCCTACGCACCCTATCCCGCCTGGGGCTGGTACGGCAGCTTCTGGGGATATTATAATTACTATTACCCGATGATGTACAACCCGGGGTATTACACGACCGATAAAACTTACTTCCTCGAAAGCAACCTCTACGACGCACAAAACGAATCGCTGCTGTTTTCCGTGCAGTCGGAAACGATGAACCCCAACGGGATCGACGACTTTTCGCGCAGCTACACCAAGGCGCTTGTTTCCGCGCTGGAAAGACAAGGTCTGCTGAAGAAATAATGATTCGCAGGTTGATATAAAAAGGCAAAGCTGACCGGGAAACCGGTCAGCTTGTCGTTAAAATACAAATGAACAATTGATATAAATTCTTTACTGTTTGTCCCACCAGATACGGCCGCGCGAATCCAGGCGGTCGTTGCCATATGCGGCGTCTTTCGACTTCATATCATTGATGGCGGCTTCCAGGCTGCCGGCCATTTGCACGGTGGTTACCGGCAAAATGTACCTGCGCGGGATCGTCAGGTTCGTAGAACCGTTGAACAGGTTTTCGAGGTACGCGATACCCGAACCGTCGCCGATTTTGTTCGCAGCGCCGGCGCGGTAATCGTCGAACTGCGGATAACCGGTGCGTTTCCACATAGCCCAGGATTCTTCGGGCTGCGTGAGGTAATTCACCCAGGCTTGCGAATAAATGCTGGCGAGGCCGGCGTAGGGATAACGGGTGAGGAAATCGCCGAGCACCGCGTCGGCAGCGCCGGGCAGGTTCTGGCTGATCCCTTTCTGCTTGTAGAAATCGAAGGAAGCCGTCACCCCGTCGTTATACCATTGCGCGGCGGATTTGCCCAATCCGTTGCCGCCTTTCGCTGCAATTTCGGCCATCATGAAGCAGGCTTCGGCGTAATTGAGCAGGTTGGTGCGCATGGGGATGGTGCCGCCGTCTACCACCGTTTCATCGAGATGCAGCGAGGGATTCCCCACTTTGAAGCCGCCGTTTTTCACGAACAGCCGGGTGTTGATGAGGGAAATGTAGCTCAGCGTTCTCGTGGCGGTACCGGAGCCGGAGGTAACGGTGAACTGTTTGGTTTTCGTTTGTCCTTCCCAACCATACGGCGCCGAGGCGGAAGCCGAGAAAACGTGTTTGCCTACGTACCGGCTGTAGTTTACGGCCGCGGAATCGAGCGTGGCTTTGGCGGCCGCGGTGCCGTTGGCTTTCACGTCGTTGTAACCGGCATAGTTGGTGCCCCAGTCGTTCTGGCGAACGAGCAGCGGCAGGCGCGGATCGTTGGTGGAGCGAAGGAATTCCACGAAGGCGAACGAGGCTACGTATCCGTTCTGGATGCCGTCGATATCGTCGATATTGTTATTCCAGTCGCGGGTGTTGGTATATCCGAAAGATTCTTCCTGTTTGGAGATGATCTTTCCGCCGAAGTTGGTGGCAATATCCGTCAACACCGCTGTCAGGTGTGCTGCGTCGCGCTTTTCATAGCGTTGTGCGATCTTGATGCGCAATGTATTGGCGAAACGGATCCATTTGTCTTTATCACCGTTGAAGAAGAAATCCTGTTTCACGAACGGGATCTGTTCTGCGTCTACGGTAGCAGACAGTGCTACTACGGCCGCTTTCAGGGAGTTATCGAAATTCTTGTACAGGTCCCATCCGAAGTCGAATTTCGGCGTGGGGAATTCCGTTACCTTGAAGGCCTGGCTGTAAGGCAGACCGCCGTAAATGTCAGACACTTTCCAGGCGTCGTAGGTGTTCATGATCTCGCAAACGGAGCGCAGGTTGGCGTACCCTTTCTTCACGGCGCCTTCTTCCATCTTGTCGATTTTAGCGATGATGCGGTTATAATCGCGGCCGGTGGAAGTGAAGTAGTCGGAATAGAAGCTGCCGGAGGGGCTGGGGAACGTAGTTTTCCCCGGATCGCAGAAAGCGCCTTCCATTGCGTCTTTATCGACAACGTCGGGCGTGATGTATTGCATATACCGGAGCGATGATCCGTATTTGGAGATGAGCATGCTGCGGCCGGCCATGGAATAGTCCATGGTGGCGGCGGTGAAGAGGAACTCGGGCTTGGTGTCGTTAAGGGCCTGCGGGTTCGTGTTGGCTTCCTGGAAATCCTTTTTGCAGCTCTGCGTCATGATGCCGGTCAGCACAAGGCCCATTGCCAGTTTATTGAAATGCTTCATGTGGATTGTCGTTTTTGATGTGCAGGTTAGAAACTGATGTTAAGGGTTACGGCGTAATTGCGGGAGAACGGTACAGCCCCGGTGATCATGGGATTGAAGGGGTTGTTGCTCTGCAGCGATTCGGGGTTCTGTCCACCGTTCAGGCCGTTGTACAGGTACCCGATATTGCGCGCCGTGAACCGGAGGCCTGCGCCTTTCATGCGGATTTTGCTCACGATGGCTTTCGGCACCTGGTAGCCCAGCGAAACTTCGCGGAGCATCACCCACGATACGTCGGTAACGGAGCCGTTGTCGAGATAAGTGCCCCAGCCATAGGAGTTCAGGTAATAGCTGGCGGCTTTCCAGGGCTCTACGAGACCGGCTTCATATGCCTGTCTGAACGTCATGCCACCGATATCCTTGCCATTGATGGGAGATTTCTCACCCGCTCTGAACACTGCATCGGGAACGGCGCCATCGTAAATCGTTTTGCCGTTGTAAGAATCCGTACGGGCCACGCCGCCGTTTTCCTGGTCGCGGTACTGGAGGCTGTTGAGGAGGTTACCCCGCTGCATGCCGTAGTTGTAGGCTTCGGAGTAAGCCTTGCCGCCTACGCGCGCATCCACCTGCATGTACAACTGGAAATCCTTATAACGCAGATTGGTGTTCACACCAGCCAGCCAATCGGGCTCTACGCGGCCGATGGTTTGGCGCTCACCGGGCTTGAACTGCTTCGGCACCCAGGAATACTGCATGAATTTATGTTTCGTTTCGGGGTCTGTGCTTTCTGCATAACCGCCCACGCTGATCAGCGGGAACCCGGTGGCCGGGTCGCGCTCGCGCCAGGAGGAGTTGGCGGTCAGCACACCAAAATCGCCGCCTTCATAAGCCCAAACGCCTGCGCCATCATAATCGCCCATGAGCTCGCGCGCTTGCAGCGACGGGTGCAGGGAAATGATCTTGCCGCGGTTGCGGGTGAAGTTGGCGGACACGTCCCAGCGGAAGTTCTTGCTGCGCACGGGCGTCACGTTCACCAGCACTTCGATCCCCTGGTTCTGGATATTGCCGGCATTGATACGGCGGAGGCTATACCCGGTCTCGATCGGGTTGGGGATGGTGATGATCTGGTTGAAAGTGTTGGTACGGTACCAGGCAAAGTCCAGGCTCACACGGTCGTTCAGGAACGAGAGGTTGGTACCCAGTTCCAGGGAACGCTGGATCTCGGGCTTCAGGTCCATGATGGGCAGTACGTTCGCGTTCTGCATGGTGGCCGTTACTACAGACTGGCCGGCGCCGTTGAGGGTAGTGCCCTGCAGGTAGCTGCCGAAGCTCGTCTGGTAAGGGTCCGTGCCTTTACCCACCCAGGCCAGCGAAGCACGCAGCTTGCCGAAGCTCAGCCAGGTAGGCATAGCGCTTTTCCACATGTCGCTGAAAGCCCAGGACACGTTCACGGAAGGATAGAATACGGAGAAATTGTTTTCGCCCGGCACGCCTTCGGGATACATGAGGGAAGACAGCCAGTCGTTACGGCCTGTCAGTTCCAGGTTCAGATAATCTTTCCAGCCGAAGTTCAGGATCGCGCCCACGGCTGCGGCGCGCGAATCTGGCGAACGGTAGCTGTAGCGGCGCTGGTTCGTGATATCGTTTACGGAGTTGGTGAGCGTGAACACGTTGGGAACGATGAGGCCGCCGTTGGTATTGGCGCCATATTCTTCGCGCACGCCGTTGCCGTAATACTCGTTGTACAGGCGAACATCGATGTCGAGATCGCCGTTCAGGGCTTTGCGGGCGCCATGGGCCATGAACAGGTAGTTGTAGGAAGAGCGGTAATCGCCGCCTACGGAATAATAGCCACCGGAATGGAATTTCCCGCTGCCTTTTTCCTTCTGTTCGGAGAAGATTTTATAGCTGTTGATGTTGGCTTTCGCAGACACATCGATCCATTCGTTCAGCTGCGCTTTCAGTTGCAGGTACGCCAGCAGTGATTTCTCACGGCGATTGTTATCGCGGTTGTCGAACCGGTTGAAGGCAGCGTTCACGACGTTGTCGTACTGCGAATAACCATAAGAGCGCATGGAGTTATCGGGCAGGCGGTAATTCGCTTTCCAGTCGGCCAGATCGGTATTGCGCGGTACGGAATAATACGTGAGGAAGCCGAGGTTTTCGCCGCCGGTCCAGTAGTAACGGCCTTGTCCGTAAGGATTGCGGGCATCCGTCAAAGCATAGGTGGCGCCGGCTTCCAGGGAAAATACGTTATTGATCTTACCGGTGGTGCGGAAGTCGAAGTTGTTCCTTTTCACCTGGTTGTTGGGGAGCGTTCCGTCGTTCCGGAGGTTGGAATAGGAAAGGCGGTACGTCACGTTATCGCTGCCGCCGGAAATGGCGACGTTGTTGTTGATATAGTTCCCGTTCTGGAAGAAGGTTTTCCAATTATTGGCCTGTGGGGAAAAAGGGACCATTTTGGTGGGATCGTAAATGGAGGGGTGCATGCTGCCGTCCATTTTCGGGCCGAAGCTGTAGGAGGTGGAAACCTGCGTGCCATCGGGCTTCCAGTTGCCTTCGCGGAAAAACGCGGAGCCGGAGCCGTAGACGTCTTGCAGGGGGAGGCCGTTGCGGTAAATTACCTGCGACTGGTAAGTGCTGTTGAACGAAACGCCGATCCCCTGCCCGGAGGAGCCTTTCTTGGACGTGATGACGATCGCGCCGTTAGCCCCGCGGGTGCCGTAAAGGCTCGTGGCCGCAGCGCCCTTGAGCACGGTGATGCTTTCATAATCGTCCGGGTTGAGGTTCTTGAGCTGGGAGCCCTGGTCTACCCCGTCTGCATCGTAAGTATTGGTTTCGATCACCATACCATCGACCACGAAAATCGGCTGGTTGTTTTTGTCCAGCGATTTGGCGCCGCGGATGATGATGGAGGGCGACGATTGTACTCCGGCCGCGCCCATCACGTTGATGTTGAGGCCGGCCACCTTGCCCTGGAGCGCGGTAATGGGAGAAATCGTGTTGGCGCGCTGTACTTCTTCCCCTTTAACGGTGGTGAGCGCATATCCGAGCTTGCGGTCTTTTTTCGTGATGCCGAGCGCTGTTACCACTACGTTTTCGAGCGTCTGCGAGTTTTCGCGGAGCACGATATTGACCTGGAGGCTGGCGCCTACGGTCACTTCCTGGTTGGTGAAGCCGATGAAGCTGAACTGGAGCACGTCTCCGGCCTTCGCCTCTACGGTGAACTCGCCGCGGGCGTTGGTAGACGTTCCGCGCGTGGTGCCTTTCACGCGAACGGTAACGCCCTGGAGCCGCAGGCCGGTGGAGTCAGACACCACGCCGCGCACTTCCGCGAACCGCGCTTCCGCCACGTCTGCCATTGCTTTTTCCTTCACCACCACCGTATTCCCTACGATGGTGTAACCCAGCGGCTGCCGGGCGAAGCAGAGGTCCAGCACCGTTTCCAGGCGTTCGTTGGTGACGTCCAGGGAAACGCTTCCGGCTTTGCGGAGCAGCGATTCGTCATAAAAAAATGCATACCCGGTTTGCTTCTTGATGGCACGGAAAATCTTTTCCAGTGATACATTCCGCTGCGAAATCGTCACGTTCTGGGAAAAGGTTTTGGCGCTGATCTGCAAACAGAAAGCCAGGAGAAAGGCGGCTGTCAGCTTCATACACAAATAGATTTTGGGACTCGGCCCAGGTCGGAAATACCGGGCGCCACGTAGAATTTTTTGCATACTTTCGTACAGGTTTGGGTGATAAAATGCTGTTATCGCTAAATTCTTCCTTTATAGGGACGATACCCGAACTTCCGCCGCCCTGACTCTCACCTCAGGGCGGTTTCCATTAAGGCATTACTATTATTTTCTTGTCTTCTATCCTGAAATGCACGTTGGATGCCTCCAAAATGCGCAGTACTTCCGATGCCTTCGAGTTCCGGGAAATATCGCCCCCGAAACGCCTGTCGGGGATGCGCC
Proteins encoded in this region:
- a CDS encoding mercuric reductase, which encodes MKKYDAIIIGAGQAGTPLARKLAKAGWRTALIERRKIGGTCVNDGCTPTKTMIGAAREAYMAGRAQRFGIPSDPSHIDLRKVKARKDEIVGQAVDGLTKSIGSTKNLDYIEGQAAFSGMKTIEVNGETLQADNIFINTGARPGIPDIEGLHTVPYLTSTTILDLTETPKHLCILGAGYVAMEMGQMFRRFGAQVTLLEKNTRILGKEDEDVAAEIHKILEEDGITICCGAELRKVSTSNDQILLELNGRQLTSSHLLIAAGRTPNTGDLGLDKTGLRTTGNGIIPVNEKLETGVPGIYAMGDVKGGPAFTHISYNDYIIISKNILEQQQRTIRDRPVPYCMFTDPELGRIGLTEQEAREQGKNVLIAKIPMTKVARGVESGDTRGLMKALVDKDSGLILGAAILSVAGGEIMSVVQMAMMGGLRYDQLRDGVFAHPTFSESLNNLFMSIDP
- a CDS encoding ABC transporter ATP-binding protein; protein product: MIEASQLNKSFDGRVAVQDVSFRVPEGGRLMLLGTSGSGKTTTLRMLNRLIDPDGGTVLFRGQDTRTFRPEILRRQMGYVMQQYGLFPHYTVAENIAIVPRLLHWDKPRIRRRTEDLLRQLGLSWDAHAHQYPNQLSGGQQQRVGLARALAADPPVLLMDEPFGALDPVTRTRIRQEFLELDEFKSKTVVMVTHDIRDALELGDHIGIMDKGRIIQMGTPDELQQNPANDFVAAFLHGQTDAS
- a CDS encoding glycine betaine ABC transporter substrate-binding protein; amino-acid sequence: MYKILVEGNTELSISSKTGLGGTKICFDALTNDQIDFYPEYTGTGLLVILQEPLTDNLRHKDSAYNFVRRQFDQKYGLQWLQPIGFNNAYALMMREEAARKMGIRSISDLTRFLDTQKN
- the egtB gene encoding ergothioneine biosynthesis protein EgtB, with protein sequence MIDVTIPTALLRHYAQVRKWTETICRPLQKEDYVVQPVEDVSPPKWHLGHTTWFFETLVLKKFLPGYIEFDPMFNFVFNSYYESLGARVIRTDRGNLSRPTVDEIYKYRKYVDSAMEQLLAQPLPEEAETLITLGCNHEQQHQELLWYDIKYILGNNPLFPPYNESPAPETPRSAPMHFIDMEAGVYEIGFAGEGFCYDNELGRHKVYLEPYAIADRPVTNGEFLAFIDAGGYREFSYWHAEGWDWVKRNNIQSPMYWHFDEGRWMNYTLQGLVPVDPAEILSHISFYEAAAFAAWKGLRLPTEFEWEAASGKFPWGQRWEWTESAYLPYPGFERVAGAVGEYNGKFMVNQKVLRGASEFTPTGHSRATYRNFFHPHLRWQLTGIRLAKTLKPSL
- the egtD gene encoding L-histidine N(alpha)-methyltransferase, coding for MRTVTATPAPPLSRARQAFLRDVLEGLQAHPKRLHSKYFYDAAGDALFQQIMHCPEYYLTRCEMEILERQSPAIVSAIRAVAPQADLVELGAGDASKSVHLLREWMRAGMGERYFPIDISSNIIRHLQETLPERIPGLDVQGLNGEYMDMLAKSGQAAGCARVVMFMGSSIGNFTPEEAVGFLGEVRRQLRPGDMLLIGFDLQKNPRQVLDAYNDRQGLTRDFNLNLLTRINRELDADFERDQFLHYPTYDPSSGACKSFLISLRDQAVHIGGALIRFRKDEPVFMEISQKYTPEGIRELAARTGFSPIRNFTDEKGWFVDALWLAK
- a CDS encoding SusD/RagB family nutrient-binding outer membrane lipoprotein, which gives rise to MKHFNKLAMGLVLTGIMTQSCKKDFQEANTNPQALNDTKPEFLFTAATMDYSMAGRSMLISKYGSSLRYMQYITPDVVDKDAMEGAFCDPGKTTFPSPSGSFYSDYFTSTGRDYNRIIAKIDKMEEGAVKKGYANLRSVCEIMNTYDAWKVSDIYGGLPYSQAFKVTEFPTPKFDFGWDLYKNFDNSLKAAVVALSATVDAEQIPFVKQDFFFNGDKDKWIRFANTLRIKIAQRYEKRDAAHLTAVLTDIATNFGGKIISKQEESFGYTNTRDWNNNIDDIDGIQNGYVASFAFVEFLRSTNDPRLPLLVRQNDWGTNYAGYNDVKANGTAAAKATLDSAAVNYSRYVGKHVFSASASAPYGWEGQTKTKQFTVTSGSGTATRTLSYISLINTRLFVKNGGFKVGNPSLHLDETVVDGGTIPMRTNLLNYAEACFMMAEIAAKGGNGLGKSAAQWYNDGVTASFDFYKQKGISQNLPGAADAVLGDFLTRYPYAGLASIYSQAWVNYLTQPEESWAMWKRTGYPQFDDYRAGAANKIGDGSGIAYLENLFNGSTNLTIPRRYILPVTTVQMAGSLEAAINDMKSKDAAYGNDRLDSRGRIWWDKQ